Proteins encoded in a region of the Pseudomonas sp. GOM7 genome:
- a CDS encoding alginate biosynthesis protein Alg44 has product MNSVANLNVVHESEAQRQHARVKLPGRLRYTTAKGERVDARLQDVSAGGFSFTSEKTTHKVGDYHRGQLQFQLDGLVLGLDVEFQVNAVQAEHNRVGCQFHNLGAREAAALRHLISAHLGGELINVGEVLHILQRDNFTKARKNGTGGGMSMLGRLRAVTFSGAIFLVGLAAFGYIGKSVYGLYFVTHAKSAQISLPALQVTMPREGSVQALVQPDAVVEKGAPIATFTTSMLEMLKGHLGEDQLEPSQIEALFAREMQGTLTSPCNCKVARQLVADGQFASKGDVIFELVPQDGVATVAASFPYRNLEQARPGTPVTFKVAGEDEARHGQIISTSLHDGGLSSDIRVVIKPQDVLPASLAGQPVDVVIDRGPSLGGLVDHAVAAGR; this is encoded by the coding sequence ATGAACTCCGTCGCCAATCTCAACGTCGTCCATGAGTCCGAAGCCCAGCGCCAGCACGCCCGTGTCAAGCTGCCCGGGCGCCTGCGCTACACCACCGCCAAGGGCGAACGCGTCGATGCACGCCTGCAGGATGTCTCTGCCGGCGGTTTCAGCTTCACCAGCGAGAAAACCACACACAAGGTCGGTGACTATCACCGTGGCCAATTGCAGTTCCAGCTCGACGGCCTGGTGCTGGGGCTGGATGTGGAATTCCAGGTCAACGCCGTGCAGGCCGAACACAACCGTGTCGGCTGCCAGTTCCATAACCTTGGCGCACGTGAAGCGGCGGCCCTGCGCCACCTGATCAGCGCGCATCTGGGTGGTGAGCTGATCAACGTCGGCGAGGTGCTGCACATCCTGCAGCGCGACAACTTCACCAAGGCACGCAAGAACGGTACGGGCGGCGGCATGAGCATGCTCGGTCGCCTGCGCGCCGTGACCTTCAGTGGCGCCATCTTCCTCGTCGGCCTGGCGGCCTTCGGCTACATCGGCAAGTCGGTGTATGGCCTGTACTTCGTCACCCATGCCAAGTCGGCGCAGATCAGCCTGCCCGCGCTGCAGGTCACCATGCCGCGTGAAGGCAGCGTGCAGGCCCTGGTACAGCCAGACGCCGTGGTGGAAAAAGGTGCGCCCATCGCCACCTTCACCACCAGCATGCTGGAGATGCTCAAGGGCCACCTGGGTGAAGACCAGCTCGAACCGAGCCAGATCGAGGCCCTGTTCGCCCGCGAGATGCAGGGCACCCTGACCAGCCCGTGCAACTGCAAGGTTGCTCGCCAACTGGTGGCCGACGGTCAGTTCGCCAGCAAGGGCGACGTGATCTTCGAGCTGGTGCCACAGGACGGCGTCGCCACCGTCGCCGCCAGCTTCCCCTATCGCAACCTGGAACAGGCACGCCCCGGCACCCCGGTGACCTTCAAGGTGGCCGGTGAGGACGAAGCCCGTCATGGCCAGATCATCAGCACCAGCCTGCACGACGGCGGCCTGAGTTCGGACATCCGCGTGGTGATCAAACCGCAGGACGTACTGCCGGCCAGCCTCGCCGGCCAGCCGGTGGACGTGGTCATCGACCGTGGCCCGTCCCTCGGCGGTCTGGTCGACCACGCCGTAGCCGCCGGCCGCTGA